A region from the Arthrobacter roseus genome encodes:
- a CDS encoding WXG100 family type VII secretion target, translated as MATFHVDSEALAVKSSAVQGTIGRLQGEVNAMQAGLQELEGLWQGTAATNFQMLIADWRGTQAKVEESLANINSALSMASQQYAQAEQANTQLFMH; from the coding sequence TTGGCAACTTTTCACGTCGACAGCGAAGCACTGGCCGTAAAGAGCAGCGCAGTTCAGGGCACTATTGGACGGCTTCAGGGAGAGGTCAACGCCATGCAGGCCGGCCTTCAGGAGTTGGAAGGCCTGTGGCAGGGTACAGCGGCCACCAACTTTCAGATGCTCATTGCCGATTGGCGCGGTACACAGGCCAAAGTTGAGGAGTCCCTCGCCAACATCAACTCCGCGCTGTCCATGGCATCGCAGCAATACGCGCAGGCGGAGCAGGCCAACACCCAGTTGTTCATGCATTAG
- a CDS encoding sensor histidine kinase: MHRWTSASLRSQLVAIMTVLMVITVSITGLATINLLRDNLIDGLDTDIGTNKQQVANSLFYNETRGDESLQRYYGMLADPDGVIRKTTYPASEGDTPDMDEYVVSELAQNEQSGVFVPGTAPNSSGWRARVFTVDNGGYVVVALPMYQVDVAVEKTANLLFSIGLLSTVISSGVAYLAVTRQFRPLRRVEQTAAAIAAGDLSRRVNVENPSTEVGRLSRSLNAMLSHIESAFASRTQSEKKMRRFVADASHELRTPLVTIRGFSELYRHGGIPEKEDVDAAMGRIESEAKRMGQLVEDLLMLARMDEQRKHEVRPVDLMLLGNDAALDARASAQNREIKVIGLDGGVPAPAPTTGDEAQLRQVIGNLITNALRYTPSGTPLEIAVGVAPVIDDRMDSVIEVRDHGPGISDEDAARVFERFYRADSSRQRGTGGTGLGLAIVAAIVAQHDGSVRLTETHGGGATMSIRLPHTANDDELDNP; this comes from the coding sequence ATGCACCGATGGACGTCCGCGTCCCTGCGGTCCCAACTCGTAGCCATCATGACCGTGCTCATGGTGATTACCGTAAGCATCACTGGCCTGGCAACCATCAACCTTCTGCGTGACAACCTGATTGATGGGTTGGACACGGACATCGGGACCAATAAACAGCAGGTAGCAAACTCGCTGTTCTACAACGAGACCCGCGGCGACGAATCGCTGCAGCGCTATTACGGAATGCTGGCGGACCCTGATGGTGTGATTCGAAAAACCACCTATCCGGCGAGCGAGGGTGACACTCCGGATATGGATGAGTACGTTGTTTCAGAACTTGCGCAGAATGAGCAGTCCGGTGTCTTCGTGCCGGGAACTGCCCCCAACAGCAGCGGCTGGCGGGCCCGGGTCTTCACCGTGGACAACGGTGGATACGTGGTTGTAGCTCTTCCTATGTATCAGGTGGATGTCGCCGTGGAGAAGACAGCGAATCTCCTCTTCAGCATCGGTTTGCTGAGCACGGTCATTTCCTCAGGTGTTGCGTATCTCGCTGTAACGCGCCAGTTTCGGCCGTTGCGTCGGGTGGAGCAGACTGCCGCGGCGATCGCCGCTGGGGACCTGTCCCGCCGCGTGAACGTGGAGAATCCGAGTACAGAAGTGGGCAGGCTTTCCCGTTCACTCAACGCAATGCTCTCCCATATCGAGTCGGCGTTTGCCTCGCGCACACAGTCGGAGAAGAAGATGCGGCGGTTCGTCGCGGACGCATCGCACGAGCTGCGTACCCCCCTCGTAACGATCCGTGGCTTCTCGGAGCTGTACCGCCATGGTGGTATTCCAGAGAAGGAAGATGTCGATGCGGCTATGGGACGCATCGAAAGTGAGGCCAAACGTATGGGCCAGCTGGTTGAGGACCTGCTGATGTTGGCACGAATGGATGAGCAGCGAAAACACGAAGTGCGTCCAGTGGACCTGATGCTGCTGGGTAACGATGCAGCTCTGGATGCGCGGGCCAGCGCCCAGAACCGCGAAATCAAGGTCATCGGGCTCGATGGCGGTGTTCCAGCCCCAGCCCCCACCACCGGCGATGAAGCCCAACTCCGGCAAGTCATCGGAAATCTGATCACGAATGCTCTCCGGTACACGCCGTCTGGCACGCCGCTGGAGATCGCTGTGGGTGTTGCCCCGGTGATTGATGACCGAATGGATTCAGTGATCGAGGTGCGCGATCACGGCCCGGGTATTTCGGATGAGGATGCCGCACGGGTTTTTGAGCGGTTTTACCGAGCGGATTCCTCGCGTCAGCGTGGCACAGGAGGCACGGGTCTTGGCTTGGCCATCGTGGCTGCCATTGTTGCCCAGCACGATGGCAGCGTGCGCCTCACGGAAACCCATGGGGGTGGGGCTACCATGTCGATTCGGTTGCCTCACACAGCTAACGACGACGAGCTCGACAACCCGTGA
- a CDS encoding winged helix-turn-helix domain-containing protein: MKKTGTEAKLLVVDDEPNIRELLSTSLRFAGFDVVAAANGREALIAAEEHNPDLAVLDVMLPDMDGFTVTRRLRAAGRLFPVLFLTAKDDTEDKVTGLTVGGDDYVTKPFSLDEVVARIRAVLRRTQPQDNDDAVIRVDDLELDDDAHEVRRGGKNIDLSPTEFKLLRYLMMNPNRVLSKAQILDHVWEYDFNGDASIVESYISYLRRKIDASSDSPALIQTKRGVGYLLRTAEKR; the protein is encoded by the coding sequence GTGAAAAAGACCGGAACAGAAGCCAAGCTGCTCGTAGTGGACGACGAACCCAACATTCGGGAACTGCTGTCCACTTCCCTACGATTCGCAGGATTCGACGTCGTCGCCGCGGCCAACGGGCGTGAGGCGCTAATCGCCGCTGAGGAACACAACCCTGACCTCGCGGTTCTTGATGTCATGCTGCCAGACATGGACGGTTTCACCGTAACCCGCAGGCTCCGCGCCGCTGGCAGGCTGTTCCCCGTCCTGTTCCTGACCGCCAAAGATGACACTGAGGACAAGGTCACGGGCCTCACCGTCGGCGGCGATGACTACGTCACCAAGCCCTTCAGCCTCGATGAGGTCGTGGCCCGAATTCGCGCGGTCCTGCGCCGCACGCAGCCGCAGGACAATGACGACGCCGTGATCCGCGTTGACGATCTTGAGCTCGACGACGACGCCCATGAGGTTCGCCGAGGTGGCAAGAACATTGACCTCTCCCCCACGGAATTTAAGCTCCTGCGCTATCTCATGATGAACCCCAACCGCGTGTTGTCCAAAGCCCAGATTTTGGACCATGTCTGGGAGTACGACTTCAACGGCGACGCGTCGATCGTGGAATCCTACATTTCCTACCTTCGCCGCAAGATCGACGCCAGCTCCGACTCACCGGCTCTGATTCAGACTAAACGCGGTGTCGGATACCTGTTGCGCACGGCCGAAAAACGCTAG
- a CDS encoding DNA repair helicase XPB — MANGPLIVQSDKTILLEVDHEEAVEARHAIAPFAELERAPEHVHSYRLTPLGLWNARAAGLDAEQVLHTLLRYSRFPVPHSLLVDIEETMSRYGRLRLEKDEQHGLVLRTTDYPVLEEVLHAKKIQPLLGPRIDGETVVVQSSQRGQLKQLLLKLGWPAEDLAGYVDGTPHPIALKEDGWELRPYQKLATENFWAGGSGVVVLPCGAGKTLVGAAAMATSQTTTLILVTNTVSARQWKEELLKRTSLTEDEIGEYSGAVKEVRPVTIATYQVLTLRRGGLYPHLELLDANNWGLIVYDEVHLLPAPIFRMTADLQARRRLGLTATLVREDGREGEVFSLIGPKRYDAPWKDIEAQGYIAPADCVEVRVDLPRDERVAYAMADDGDKYRLCSTSETKSRVVEQLVASHTGEQLLVIGQYIDQLDDIGNRLNVPVIKGETSVKERQRLFQEFREGTLHTLVVSKVANFSIDLPEASVAIQISGSFGSRQEEAQRLGRLLRPKADGRAARFYTVVARDTLDQEFAAKRQRFLAEQGYAYRILDATDVGTE, encoded by the coding sequence ATGGCTAACGGCCCGCTGATTGTCCAGAGCGACAAAACCATCCTTCTCGAAGTGGACCACGAGGAAGCCGTGGAGGCGCGTCACGCGATCGCGCCCTTTGCCGAACTCGAGCGGGCACCCGAGCATGTCCACAGCTACCGGTTGACGCCGTTGGGCCTGTGGAACGCGCGGGCCGCAGGGCTCGACGCCGAACAAGTGCTGCACACATTGCTTCGGTATTCACGATTCCCTGTCCCGCATTCTCTTCTCGTGGACATTGAGGAAACGATGTCCCGGTACGGTCGGCTGCGGCTGGAGAAGGATGAGCAGCACGGACTGGTTCTGCGGACAACGGATTATCCCGTGTTGGAAGAAGTGCTTCACGCCAAGAAGATCCAGCCGCTGCTGGGGCCAAGGATCGACGGCGAGACCGTGGTGGTGCAGTCCTCGCAGCGAGGGCAACTCAAGCAGTTGCTCCTGAAGCTGGGTTGGCCCGCCGAAGACCTCGCTGGATACGTGGACGGAACCCCGCATCCGATCGCGCTGAAGGAAGACGGTTGGGAACTGCGTCCGTACCAGAAACTGGCAACGGAGAATTTCTGGGCCGGCGGGTCCGGCGTCGTTGTCCTGCCCTGTGGTGCGGGTAAAACACTCGTAGGCGCTGCTGCGATGGCTACTAGCCAGACCACCACACTGATCCTGGTCACCAACACAGTCTCGGCTCGGCAGTGGAAGGAAGAACTGCTGAAGCGCACGTCGTTGACGGAGGACGAGATCGGGGAGTATTCCGGTGCCGTCAAGGAAGTCCGTCCCGTGACCATCGCCACATATCAGGTGCTCACCCTGCGTCGCGGCGGGCTCTATCCGCACCTGGAGCTGCTGGATGCCAATAACTGGGGACTCATTGTCTACGACGAGGTTCATTTGCTGCCCGCCCCGATCTTCCGCATGACCGCGGACCTCCAGGCGCGCCGTCGTCTGGGACTGACTGCAACGCTGGTCCGTGAGGACGGTCGTGAGGGAGAGGTTTTCTCCCTCATCGGGCCCAAACGCTATGACGCGCCGTGGAAGGACATCGAAGCGCAGGGTTATATTGCGCCAGCCGACTGTGTCGAGGTCCGCGTTGACCTACCTCGTGATGAGCGCGTGGCATATGCCATGGCCGACGACGGCGATAAGTACCGCCTGTGCTCGACCTCGGAAACCAAGAGCCGTGTAGTCGAACAGCTCGTCGCATCGCACACTGGCGAGCAGCTGCTGGTGATCGGACAATACATTGATCAGCTGGACGACATCGGAAATCGTTTGAATGTGCCGGTTATCAAGGGCGAGACGTCGGTCAAGGAGCGCCAACGTCTCTTTCAGGAGTTCCGCGAAGGAACACTTCACACCCTGGTGGTATCCAAGGTCGCGAACTTTTCGATCGACCTTCCCGAAGCGTCCGTCGCCATCCAGATCTCCGGCTCCTTCGGTTCCCGTCAGGAGGAGGCGCAGCGCTTGGGCAGGTTGCTGCGGCCGAAGGCAGACGGCAGGGCAGCACGCTTCTACACAGTGGTTGCCCGGGACACTCTGGACCAGGAATTTGCTGCCAAACGCCAGCGCTTCCTGGCCGAGCAGGGATATGCTTACCGCATACTGGACGCGACGGACGTCGGCACCGAATAG
- a CDS encoding helicase-associated domain-containing protein, with product MSAIRALAEDLISRSDDELRSFLLARPDLALPPVPDFSALSARASTRVSVQRALERLTEPEMDTLQTIELTTSEESQLSTTASWLKPYIGGSTAKSLDPILDRLHSLALIRRAPAHPGTPKSDHRRRFYLPVPSLQEALGPYPAGLGRPYSSLVVANPEFGQKLVRVVAKLRSRGFSLEEADSPETAAFAMQHWVCQPDSWAAVSESAPAGTMELLHRFTSSPVGTLPRGESMATIQWLLESGLLAPVDADHVELPRAVGQAARGHLIISRLRLNPPVPDLPGTTAARRDNAAHSAVAETLRLVTDLLHLVHDGAVTTLRSGGVGVREVRRLSEKLRIPQPETAWLLELASMASLIELNVDTSRWIPAPDDNWQELDRSRQWERLVRGWLSSPRAPSLFGTAVSSGGTVNALAAEASRPDAPHVRRSLFATLSELDSLCSSDDGPAILHSAAVVDRLSWYQPRLNRRFARLVPGMLLETSYLGLLGSSALTELGRQVQAEQFDDAVATLASELPDALSHFMVQADLTAVAPGYLDPEVAQFLALISTPEGQGPAAVYRFSEASIRHGLDSGLTSESILAFLSQRSATPVPQPLMYLVEDTAIRHGQLKVGQAGSYLRSDHADLLTELLADARTTTLALERIAPTVVVSAASANELVATLRSLGYTTSRVGGTAASLGRNSASGGARRRPHAPESAPASDVRTNPWELTDDDAAAQVRTLRGAAAGPSAGAAESEQLLGLETLRKAIRLKRKVRIGVVDRAGNQRQDELVPLSVSGGRVRVFDPARETEHVVSIHRVMDVELLDPPGGTPAHG from the coding sequence ATGTCTGCGATCCGTGCTTTGGCTGAAGACTTGATTTCGCGTAGTGACGATGAGCTGCGCTCTTTCCTGCTGGCACGGCCGGATCTGGCGCTTCCTCCCGTCCCAGATTTTTCGGCGCTGTCGGCACGAGCTTCCACGCGAGTCAGCGTCCAACGTGCTCTAGAGCGGTTGACCGAACCCGAGATGGACACGCTGCAGACCATCGAGCTCACCACGAGCGAGGAATCCCAGCTCAGCACCACAGCTTCCTGGCTCAAGCCCTACATTGGCGGCTCCACAGCGAAAAGCCTTGATCCCATCCTTGACCGGCTGCACTCGCTGGCGTTGATCCGCCGTGCCCCAGCGCATCCTGGAACCCCCAAAAGCGACCATCGACGCCGATTTTACCTTCCGGTGCCGTCCCTGCAGGAAGCACTCGGGCCCTACCCCGCTGGCCTTGGTCGTCCCTACTCGTCTCTTGTTGTAGCCAACCCAGAATTTGGTCAGAAACTTGTCCGGGTCGTCGCAAAATTGCGTTCCCGCGGTTTCAGTCTGGAGGAAGCGGATTCACCTGAAACTGCTGCCTTCGCCATGCAACATTGGGTCTGCCAGCCGGACAGTTGGGCGGCAGTGAGCGAATCTGCGCCTGCCGGCACCATGGAGCTGCTACACCGATTCACGTCCTCCCCGGTGGGAACACTGCCCCGTGGCGAGTCCATGGCAACCATCCAATGGCTGCTCGAGAGCGGGCTACTGGCCCCCGTCGACGCTGATCACGTCGAGTTGCCCAGGGCCGTGGGCCAGGCCGCCCGCGGACATCTCATCATTTCTCGACTGCGGTTGAACCCGCCCGTCCCTGATCTTCCCGGGACAACCGCAGCACGCCGGGACAATGCTGCTCACAGCGCCGTGGCAGAGACCCTCCGGCTCGTGACTGACCTGCTGCACCTGGTGCACGATGGTGCCGTCACCACTCTGCGCTCCGGTGGGGTCGGCGTCCGTGAAGTTCGGCGGCTGTCGGAGAAACTTCGGATTCCACAACCCGAAACAGCGTGGCTGCTGGAACTGGCCTCCATGGCGTCACTTATCGAACTCAATGTGGACACCTCTCGATGGATTCCCGCACCTGACGATAACTGGCAGGAACTCGATCGCAGCCGGCAGTGGGAGCGGCTCGTTCGCGGATGGCTGTCGAGCCCCCGAGCGCCGTCGTTGTTCGGTACAGCCGTGTCCTCCGGGGGAACGGTCAATGCTTTGGCCGCCGAAGCGTCACGGCCGGATGCGCCACACGTACGTCGGAGCCTCTTCGCGACCCTCTCCGAATTGGACTCGCTGTGCTCATCGGATGACGGGCCAGCGATCCTTCACAGCGCCGCCGTCGTCGACCGCCTGAGCTGGTACCAGCCGAGGCTGAACCGCAGGTTCGCGCGGCTGGTACCCGGAATGCTGCTGGAGACCTCCTATCTAGGACTGCTCGGGTCCTCTGCGCTGACCGAGCTGGGGCGGCAGGTTCAGGCGGAACAGTTCGACGACGCCGTCGCCACGCTCGCTAGCGAACTCCCCGATGCACTGAGCCATTTCATGGTCCAAGCTGACCTCACCGCAGTTGCCCCGGGTTATCTGGACCCCGAAGTCGCGCAGTTCCTTGCCCTGATTTCCACCCCGGAGGGTCAGGGCCCAGCGGCGGTCTACCGGTTCTCAGAGGCCTCAATACGGCACGGGCTGGACTCGGGTCTGACCTCTGAGTCGATTCTCGCGTTCCTGTCCCAACGCTCCGCCACACCTGTCCCCCAACCGCTGATGTACCTGGTGGAGGACACAGCGATCAGGCACGGACAGCTGAAGGTCGGGCAGGCTGGAAGCTATCTGCGCAGTGATCACGCGGATCTGCTGACGGAGCTCCTCGCCGATGCACGGACCACGACGCTCGCTTTGGAACGAATTGCCCCAACCGTCGTCGTTTCTGCGGCCAGCGCCAATGAACTCGTCGCGACGCTGCGCAGCTTGGGCTACACAACGTCGAGGGTTGGTGGCACGGCAGCGTCGCTAGGACGAAATTCCGCGTCGGGGGGTGCGCGACGCCGCCCGCACGCACCGGAGAGCGCGCCCGCATCGGACGTCCGAACCAACCCGTGGGAGTTAACGGACGACGACGCCGCCGCCCAGGTGCGCACCCTAAGGGGTGCTGCGGCCGGGCCATCCGCTGGTGCCGCGGAGAGTGAACAACTGCTTGGACTGGAAACCCTGCGCAAAGCCATCCGGCTGAAACGCAAAGTCCGCATCGGCGTCGTCGACCGTGCCGGGAATCAGCGGCAAGACGAACTTGTTCCCCTATCTGTGTCCGGTGGTCGCGTCAGGGTCTTCGATCCGGCACGCGAGACCGAGCACGTAGTATCCATTCACCGCGTCATGGACGTGGAACTTCTTGATCCACCTGGAGGAACGCCTGCCCATGGCTAA
- a CDS encoding cold shock domain-containing protein: protein MPVGKVKWFDTEKGFGFLAADDGQEVFLHASALPEGVKEVKPGTRLEFGVADGRRGLQALSVRILESQPSVAKASRKNADDMAIIVEDLIKLLDSASNGLRKGRYPEREHARKVASVLRHVADELDA from the coding sequence GTGCCAGTTGGCAAGGTCAAATGGTTTGATACCGAAAAAGGTTTCGGGTTCTTGGCGGCCGATGACGGTCAGGAAGTATTCCTGCATGCGTCGGCGCTTCCAGAAGGCGTTAAAGAGGTAAAGCCGGGTACGCGGTTGGAGTTCGGTGTCGCCGATGGCCGGCGTGGTCTGCAGGCGCTGTCGGTCCGCATCCTCGAATCCCAGCCATCCGTCGCGAAGGCCTCGCGGAAAAATGCAGATGACATGGCGATCATCGTCGAAGATCTCATCAAGTTGCTGGACTCCGCCTCCAACGGGTTGCGCAAGGGCCGCTACCCGGAACGTGAGCACGCCCGCAAGGTGGCATCGGTGTTACGCCATGTCGCCGATGAGCTTGACGCTTAG
- a CDS encoding DUF3027 domain-containing protein, whose product MTDSIDTPVLEADSVLKADPVLKADPVLVTEPATVPVKRRAPRKPSKPDAVLAAAVDKAREGLLDVVPQTQLGEHISVAPEADRLVTHRFAARLPGYEGWQWYATLSRMPRGKDASVCEVGLLPSADSLLSPEWVPWADRVLPEDAGDTEEAGPEVHGGK is encoded by the coding sequence ATGACCGATTCAATAGATACGCCAGTATTGGAGGCTGACTCAGTGTTGAAGGCTGATCCAGTGTTGAAGGCTGATCCAGTGTTGGTAACGGAGCCTGCCACTGTGCCTGTCAAGCGACGGGCGCCGCGCAAGCCCAGCAAGCCCGATGCCGTGTTAGCTGCGGCCGTTGATAAGGCCCGCGAGGGTTTACTTGACGTGGTTCCGCAGACGCAGCTCGGTGAGCACATCTCGGTCGCTCCTGAGGCCGATCGGCTGGTCACGCACCGGTTCGCTGCCCGGCTTCCCGGTTATGAGGGCTGGCAGTGGTACGCCACCCTCTCGCGGATGCCCCGGGGAAAGGACGCCAGCGTGTGCGAGGTCGGTCTGCTGCCGTCGGCCGACTCCCTCTTGTCGCCTGAGTGGGTCCCCTGGGCGGATAGAGTTTTGCCCGAAGATGCCGGCGATACTGAGGAAGCCGGTCCGGAAGTCCACGGAGGCAAATAA
- a CDS encoding MFS transporter yields MSMFRSLQFFNYRIWFVGAMVSNVGTWMQRTAQDWLVYDILTEQDATAMGIVLALQLGPQLLLAPWAGLVADSFDRRRILMVTQIAMALLGVALGLMVLADTAVLWHVYAFALALGVVSAVDAPARQTFVSDVVRDDFLPNAVALNSASFNVARMIGPAIAGLLIVAVGPGWVFLINALTFGAMLVALVKIKQDQLRDVPKAPPGKGRIRAGLRYVRYRPDLIMVLVAIFIIGTFGLNFAVFIAVMARTEFGQDAGIFGVLSSVLAIGSVGGSLLSARRDRPRLRFIFGAAGAFGVTCAFAALAPTLWTFGLALIPVGFCALTIITSANAYVQTTTDPVMRGRVMALYFAIFLGGTPLGAPLVGLVADLAGPRWSLGVAAAAGLLTAFIGFVWKVRSAPRIGGEPVRP; encoded by the coding sequence ATGTCCATGTTCCGCTCACTGCAATTCTTCAACTACCGCATCTGGTTCGTCGGCGCGATGGTCTCCAACGTCGGCACGTGGATGCAGCGGACAGCCCAGGACTGGCTCGTCTACGACATCCTTACAGAGCAAGATGCAACGGCCATGGGCATAGTCCTTGCCCTGCAACTTGGACCGCAGTTGCTGCTCGCCCCATGGGCAGGGCTCGTCGCTGACAGCTTTGACCGCCGTCGGATCCTCATGGTCACCCAGATTGCTATGGCACTACTCGGCGTAGCCCTAGGGCTTATGGTGTTGGCCGATACAGCGGTTCTTTGGCACGTGTACGCCTTTGCCCTAGCGCTCGGCGTCGTCTCGGCAGTGGATGCCCCAGCGCGCCAGACGTTCGTGTCCGATGTCGTCCGCGATGACTTCCTACCCAACGCCGTGGCCCTGAACAGTGCTTCCTTCAACGTTGCCCGAATGATCGGTCCCGCGATAGCGGGCCTCCTGATCGTGGCTGTGGGGCCGGGCTGGGTATTCCTGATCAATGCACTCACATTCGGTGCGATGTTGGTCGCGCTGGTAAAGATCAAACAGGATCAGCTGCGCGACGTTCCGAAGGCGCCACCAGGCAAGGGTCGAATACGGGCAGGGCTGCGCTACGTTCGCTACCGACCGGACCTGATCATGGTGCTTGTAGCGATATTCATTATCGGCACATTCGGACTGAACTTTGCGGTTTTCATCGCCGTTATGGCCAGAACTGAATTCGGGCAGGACGCCGGAATCTTCGGTGTCCTTTCCTCCGTGCTGGCCATTGGTTCAGTTGGTGGTTCACTTCTCTCCGCCCGAAGAGATCGGCCACGGCTGCGCTTCATCTTCGGCGCCGCGGGCGCATTCGGGGTCACCTGCGCTTTCGCGGCACTGGCGCCCACCCTCTGGACTTTTGGGCTGGCCCTGATTCCTGTCGGTTTCTGTGCGCTGACCATCATCACCAGCGCCAACGCCTACGTCCAGACGACCACGGACCCGGTCATGCGGGGCAGAGTCATGGCTCTCTACTTCGCGATCTTCCTCGGTGGAACCCCGCTCGGCGCACCTCTGGTGGGTCTCGTGGCGGACCTCGCAGGGCCGCGCTGGAGCCTGGGGGTCGCAGCAGCGGCTGGGCTGTTGACCGCCTTCATTGGATTCGTATGGAAAGTACGTTCGGCGCCTCGAATTGGCGGCGAACCAGTTAGGCCCTAA
- the serC gene encoding phosphoserine transaminase encodes MSEFPSTIIPADLLPADGRFGAGPSKVRAPQVDALVAASRTLIGTSHRQAPVKHLVGQVRDGLSELFQLPDGYEVVLGVGGSTAFWDVATCGLVRDKAQHLSFGEFGSKFAAATNRAPFLEDSSIITSEPGSHPLSSAESGVDVYAWPQNETSTGVAAPVRRVQGADDDALVLIDATSAAGGLNVDVNETDVYYFAPQKNFASDGGLWLGLFSPAALERAASINVSGRWIPDFLNLQTAIDNSRLNQTYNTPALSTLVMLNAQLEWLNGNGGLPFATARTADSAGRVYNWAETSDVASPFVVDASQRSNVIATVDFDDVVDAAAVARTLRVNGIVDVEPYRKLGRNQLRIATFAAIEPADVTALLNCIDYVVENS; translated from the coding sequence TTGAGTGAATTCCCCTCGACCATAATTCCCGCTGATTTGCTGCCTGCGGACGGCAGGTTTGGGGCCGGCCCGTCAAAAGTCCGTGCACCCCAGGTTGATGCCCTGGTAGCGGCGTCGCGAACCCTGATAGGCACCTCCCATCGACAAGCGCCGGTGAAGCACCTTGTAGGTCAGGTCCGTGACGGACTGAGTGAGCTGTTCCAGCTCCCTGACGGCTACGAGGTTGTTCTCGGCGTAGGTGGGTCAACCGCGTTCTGGGATGTGGCCACATGTGGGCTCGTTCGCGACAAAGCCCAGCATCTGTCCTTCGGCGAGTTCGGCTCAAAGTTTGCCGCTGCCACGAACAGAGCCCCATTTCTTGAGGATTCCTCGATTATCACGTCCGAACCTGGGTCCCATCCGCTTTCGAGCGCGGAGTCCGGCGTCGATGTTTATGCCTGGCCCCAGAATGAGACCTCCACGGGAGTGGCCGCGCCCGTCAGACGTGTGCAGGGCGCCGACGACGACGCTCTGGTCTTGATTGACGCCACGTCAGCGGCAGGCGGGCTGAACGTTGATGTCAACGAAACGGACGTCTACTACTTTGCGCCGCAGAAGAACTTCGCATCCGACGGCGGATTGTGGCTGGGGCTGTTTTCTCCGGCGGCGTTGGAGCGCGCCGCGTCGATCAATGTGTCTGGCCGCTGGATCCCTGATTTCCTGAACCTGCAGACCGCCATCGATAACTCGCGGTTGAACCAGACCTATAACACTCCGGCGTTGTCCACTCTGGTGATGCTCAACGCCCAGCTCGAATGGTTAAACGGCAACGGCGGGCTGCCCTTCGCGACGGCGAGGACAGCGGATTCGGCCGGACGCGTCTATAACTGGGCTGAGACATCCGACGTCGCCAGCCCCTTTGTCGTCGACGCGTCCCAGCGGTCGAATGTCATTGCAACGGTGGACTTTGACGACGTCGTCGATGCGGCAGCAGTGGCGCGTACCCTGCGCGTCAACGGGATTGTCGATGTAGAACCGTATCGCAAGCTGGGACGTAATCAGTTGCGGATAGCCACGTTTGCCGCGATCGAGCCAGCGGATGTGACTGCTCTCCTGAACTGCATCGACTATGTGGTGGAAAACAGTTAG
- a CDS encoding iron dependent repressor, metal binding and dimerization domain protein has protein sequence MTDLIDTTEMYLRTILELEEEGIVALRARIAERLRHSGPTVSQTIGRMERDGLVIVSGDRHLEFTEVGRRRAVEVMRKHRLAERLLADVIGLDWAYVHEEACRWEHVMSERVERRLFDLLDRPSESPYGNPIPGLEALGGAPAPDFTSGVANLSTIMASGNLEDTYLVKRLSEPIQVEPELLGQLEEGGIRPGATVSLEAVGDYVSVRVPGVAGALELPPEVASHIFVATS, from the coding sequence GTGACAGACCTGATTGATACCACAGAGATGTACCTGCGAACCATACTGGAACTGGAGGAGGAGGGCATTGTTGCCCTTCGCGCACGCATAGCCGAGAGGCTGCGCCACTCCGGTCCCACAGTGTCCCAGACGATTGGCAGAATGGAGCGCGACGGACTCGTCATAGTCTCCGGCGACAGGCATCTCGAATTCACCGAGGTCGGCCGCCGTCGGGCGGTGGAAGTGATGCGCAAGCATCGTTTGGCGGAACGGCTCCTCGCGGACGTGATCGGGTTGGACTGGGCCTACGTCCACGAAGAGGCATGCCGCTGGGAACACGTCATGAGTGAACGCGTGGAACGGCGGCTCTTCGATTTGCTGGACCGCCCGAGCGAATCGCCGTACGGTAACCCGATCCCCGGGCTTGAAGCTCTCGGCGGAGCCCCGGCGCCGGATTTCACCTCAGGAGTGGCCAATCTGTCGACCATCATGGCTAGCGGGAATCTTGAGGATACTTATCTGGTGAAACGGCTTTCAGAGCCTATCCAGGTGGAACCGGAGCTGCTCGGGCAGCTGGAGGAGGGTGGGATTAGGCCGGGGGCCACTGTAAGTCTTGAGGCAGTCGGAGACTATGTCTCTGTGCGCGTCCCCGGGGTGGCTGGTGCACTTGAACTTCCGCCCGAGGTGGCTTCCCACATTTTCGTTGCGACCTCCTAG